A stretch of Myxocyprinus asiaticus isolate MX2 ecotype Aquarium Trade chromosome 42, UBuf_Myxa_2, whole genome shotgun sequence DNA encodes these proteins:
- the npm2b gene encoding nucleoplasmin-2b, whose protein sequence is MSKTEKPLSTLWGCELNESNKEESFKTDDTNHQHQLALRTMCLGHTAKDEFNIVELVTGEGNSKAKAVPIATLHAKSMPTVNLSGLDLHPPVTFRLKHGSGPVYVGAEHVALEEYSDDEELDEEMDEEVEEEEDIEESPVKKVIKNGAGKRKKPEKAEDEEVSDGENPPKKGKGRGRKAKV, encoded by the exons ATGAGCAAAACTGAAAAACCTCTTTCCACTCTTTGGG GTTGTGAACTCAATGAATCGAATAAAGAGGAATCGTTCAAGACGGATGATACAAACCATCAACACCAGCTGGCGCTTAGAACA ATGTGTCTGGGTCACACTGCCAAAGATGAGTTCAATATTGTGGAGCTGGTCACTGGTGAGGGCAACAGCAAGGCGAAAGCTGTTCCCATAGCAACACTACATGCGAAATCCATGCCAACG GTCAATCTGTCTGGTTTGGATCTTCATCCACCTGTGACCTTTCGCCTTAAGCATGGCTCTGGGCCTGTGTATGTGGGAGCTGAACATGTGGCCT TGGAGGAGTATTCTGATGATGAAGAGCTGGATGAAGAAATGGATGAGGAAGTAGAAGAGGAGGAAGACATTGAAGAATCACcagtaaagaaagtcataaaaaatGGTGCTGGCAAA AGAAAGAAACCAGAAAAGGCAGAAGATGA GGAAGTCTCAGATGGTGAAAATCCACCTAAAAAG GGTAAAGGAAGGGGACGGAAGGCAAAGGTGTGA